One Streptomyces sp. L2 genomic window carries:
- a CDS encoding ATP/GTP-binding protein, whose protein sequence is MDFASSDAGRATTSAKIVVAGGFGVGKTTFVGAVSEINPLRTEAVMTSASAGIDDLTHTGDKTTTTVAMDFGRITLDQDLILYLFGTPGQDRFWFMWDDLVRGAIGAVVLVDTRRLADCFPAVDYFENSGLPFVVALNGFDGQQPYQPEEVREALQIGPDTPIITTDARHRADAKSALITLVEHALMARLR, encoded by the coding sequence GTGGACTTCGCAAGCTCTGACGCGGGCCGGGCCACCACCTCCGCGAAGATCGTGGTGGCGGGCGGCTTCGGCGTGGGCAAGACCACGTTCGTCGGCGCCGTCTCGGAGATCAACCCGCTGCGCACAGAGGCCGTCATGACGTCCGCGTCGGCCGGCATCGACGACCTCACCCACACCGGCGACAAGACGACCACCACGGTCGCCATGGATTTCGGCCGCATCACCCTCGACCAGGACCTCATCCTCTACCTGTTCGGCACCCCCGGACAGGACCGCTTCTGGTTCATGTGGGACGACCTCGTCCGCGGCGCCATCGGCGCCGTCGTCCTCGTCGACACCCGCCGCCTCGCCGACTGCTTCCCCGCCGTCGACTACTTCGAGAACAGCGGACTCCCCTTCGTGGTGGCGCTGAACGGCTTCGACGGACAGCAGCCGTACCAGCCGGAGGAGGTGCGCGAGGCCCTGCAGATCGGCCCCGACACCCCGATCATCACCACCGACGCCCGCCACCGCGCCGACGCCAAGAGCGCGCTGATCACCCTGGTCGAACACGCCCTCATGGCGCGGCTGCGGTAG